Proteins encoded within one genomic window of Variovorax sp. OAS795:
- a CDS encoding (2Fe-2S)-binding protein — protein MIVCVCRRVSDREIARHVRAGMTFDEVQFELGVATQCGQCEGCARDIVAQCSASHPVAALNRESGTSAIQLATSISESKAWNSSRHSAAA, from the coding sequence ATGATCGTTTGCGTCTGCCGCCGAGTCTCCGACCGTGAAATCGCACGTCACGTGCGCGCGGGCATGACTTTCGACGAAGTCCAATTCGAGCTTGGCGTGGCCACCCAGTGTGGCCAATGTGAAGGATGTGCGCGCGATATCGTCGCGCAGTGCAGCGCCTCGCATCCCGTCGCCGCGTTGAACCGCGAATCAGGAACGAGCGCGATCCAGCTTGCCACCTCCATTTCGGAAAGCAAGGCATGGAACTCTTCT